TGTACATGTAGCAGAAACAATCAATATCAACCTGCAGTAAAGCTCCATGGGGTCTTTCCGTCCTGTCGCGGGTAACCAGCATCTTCACTGGTACTATAATTTCACCGAGTCTCTCGTTGAGACAGTGCCCAAATCGTTACGCCTTTCGTGCGGGTCGGAACTTACCCGACAAGGAATTTCGCTACCTTAGGACCGTTATAGTTACGGCCGCCGTTTACTGGGGCTTCAATTCAAAGCTTCGCCGAAGCTAACCTCTCCTCTTAACCTTCCAGCACCGGGCAGGCGTCAGCCCCTATACGTCATCTTTCGATTTTGCAGAGACCTGTGTTTTTGATAAACAGTCGCTTGGGCCTATTCACTGCGGCTGACCTTGCGGTCAGCACCCCTTCTCCCGAAGTTACGGGGTCATTTTGCCGAGTTCCTTAACGAGAGTTCGCTCGCTCACCTTAGGATTCTCTCCTCGACTACCTGTGTCGGTTTGCGGTACGGGCAGTTGTTTTCTAACTAGAAGCTTTTCTTGGCAGTGTGACATCGGGAACTTCGGTACTTAATTTCCCTCCCCATCACAACTTGTCCTTAAAGCAGTAAGCATTTGACTCACCACAAGACTTGTTGCTTGGACGTGCTCTTCCATCCGCACGCTTTCCTTAGCCTCCTGCGTCCCTCCATTGTTCAAACAAAAACAACTGGTACAGAAATATCAATCTGTTGTCCATCGCCTACGCCTATCGGCCTCGGCTTAGGTCCCGACTAACCCTGGGAGGACGAGCCTTCCCCAGGAAACCTTAGTCATTCGGTGGACGGGATTCTCACCCGTCTTTCGCTACTCATACCGGCATTCTCACTTCTAAGCGCTCCACCAGTCCTCACGGTCCAGCTTCAACGCCCTTAGAACGCTCTCCTACCACAGAACCATAAGGTTCTATCCACAGCTTCGGTGATCTGTTTAGCCCCGGTAAATTTTCGGCGCAGGGTCACTCGACTAGTGAGCTATTACGCACTCTTTAAATGATGGCTGCTTCTGAGCCAACATCCTAGTTGTCTGTGCAACCCCACATCCTTTTCCACTTAACAGATACTTTGGGACCTTAGCTGGTGGTCTGGGCTGTTTCCCTCTTGACTACGGATCTTATCACTCGCAGTCTGACTCCCGGACTTGAATCGATGGCATTCGGAGTTTATCTGAATTCGGTAACCCGAGAAGGGCCCCTAGTCCAAACAGTGCTCTACCTCCACGATTCCTTGATCCGAGGCTAGCCCTAAAGCTATTTCGGAGAGAACCAGCTATCTCCAGGTTCGATTGGAATTTCTCCGCTACCCACACCTCATCCCCGCACTTTTCAACGTACGTGGGTTCGGTCCTCCAGTGCGTATTACCGCACCTTCAACCTGGACATGGGTAGGTCACCTGGTTTCGGGTCTACGACCACATACTCAATCGCCCTATTCAGACTCGCTTTCGCTGCGGCTCCGTGTTTTCCACTTAACCTCGCATGGGATCGTAACTCGCCGGTCCATTCTACAAAAGGTACGCCATCACCCATTAACGGGCTCTGACTACTTGTAAGCACACGGTTTCAGGTACTATTTCACTCCCCTTCCGGGGTGCTTTTCACCTTTCCCTCACGGTACTGGTTCACTATCGGTCACTAGGGAGTATTTAGCCTTGGGAGATGGTCCTCCCGGATTCCGACGGAATTTCTCGTGTTCCGCCGTACTCAGGATACTGGTAGGGCCGCTTTGGATTTCGCATACGGGGCTATTACCCTTTATCGCGCAACTTTCCAGTTGGCTTCTGCTATCCATTGTGGTCCCATGTCCCAGTCCTACAACCCCAAAGAGCAAGCTCTTTGGTTTGGGCTTTTCCCGTTTCGCTCGCCGCTACTCAGGGAATCGATTTTTCTTTCTCTTCCTGCAGGTAATGAGATGTTTCAGTTCCCTGCGTCTACCTCGTATACACTATGTATTCATGTATACGTAATACCCTATCAAAGGTATTGGGTTGCCCCATTCGGAAATCTCCGGATCACAGCTTACTTACAGCTCCCCGGAGCATATCGGTGTTAGTCCCGTCCTTCATCGGCTCCTAGTGCCAAGGCATCCACCGTGCGCCCTTATTCACTTAACCTATGGTCAAGCTTCGGCCATTGCTGGCCATTGCGTTAAAGTAAACTTTAACGACAACGCGGTAAAATGTTTTGGTCTTTCTTTGTTACTTTCATGTTATGGTATTCAGTTTTCAAGGAACAAAAATATAACCGTAAGGTTATAATGGAGACTAGCGGGATCGAACCGCTGACCTCCTGCGTGCAAGGCAGGCGCTCTCCCAGCTGAGCTAAGCCCCCAGGGCTTTATTAATTTTTACAGGATTTCCTAAAAAGGAATGGGCCTAAATGGACTCGAACCATCGACCTCACGCTTATCAGGCGTGCGCTCTAACCAGCTGAGCTATAGGCCCAAGAGATTCCGGCAAGATGGTTCTCCTGTATATGAGTGGTATTAACCTCTCAAAACTGAACAAGAATGTTGAACTTGGCAGGTTCCGTTATATTCCTTAGAAAGGAGGTGATCCAGCCGCACCTTCCGATACGGCTACCTTGTTACGACTTCACCCCAATCATCCATCCCACCTTAGGCGGCTGGCTCCCATAAAGGGTTACCCCACCGACTTCGGGTGTTACAAACTCTCGTGGTGTGACGGGCGGTGTGTACAAGACCCGGGAACGTATTCACCGCGGCATGCTGATCCGCGATTACTAGCGATTCCGGCTTCATGCAGGCGAGTTGCAGCCTGCAATCCGAACTGAGAATGGCTTTAAGAGATTCGCATACCCTCGCGGGCTAGCTGCTCGTTGTACCATCCATTGTAGCACGTGTGTAGCCCAGGTCATAAGGGGCATGATGATTTGACGTCATCCCCACCTTCCTCCGGTTTGTCACCGGCAGTCTCATTAGAGTGCCCAACTAAATGCTGGCAACTAACAATAGGGGTTGCGCTCGTTGCGGGACTTAACCCAACATCTCACGACACGAGCTGACGACAACCATGCACCACCTGTCACCTTGTCCCCGAAGGGAACGTCCTATCTCTAGGAGTGTCAAGGGATGTCAAGACCTGGTAAGGTTCTTCGCGTTGCTTCGAATTAAACCACATGCTCCACCGCTTGTGCGGGTCCCCGTCAATTCCTTTGAGTTTCAGCCTTGCGGCCGTACTCCCCAGGCGGAGTGCTTAATGCGTTAACTGCAGCACTGAAGGGTGGAAGCCCTCCAACACTTAGCACTCATCGTTTACGGCGTGGACTACCAGGGTATCTAATCCTGTTTGCTCCCCACGCTTTCGAGCCTCAGTGTCAATAACAGACCAGAGAGTCGCCTTCGCCACTGGTGTTCCTCCATATATCTACGCATTTCACCGCTACACATGGAATTCCACTCTCCTCTTCTGCATTCAAGTTCCCCAGTTTCCAATGACCTTCCACGGTTGAGCCGTGGGCTTTCACATCAGACTTAAGAAACCACCTGCGCTCGCTTTACGCCCAATAAATCCGGACAACGCTTGCCACCTACGTATTACCGCGGCTGCTGGCACGTAGTTAGCCGTGGCTTTCTGGTCGGGTACCGTCAAGGTAGGAACAGTTACTCTCCTACTTGTTCTTCTCCGACAACAGAGTTTTACGATCCGAAAACCTTCTTCACTCACGCGGCGTTGCTCCGTCAGACTTTCGTCCATTGCGGAAGATTCCCTACTGCTGCCTCCCGTAGGAGTTTGGGCCGTGTCTCAGTCCCAATGTGGCCGATCACCCTCTCAGGTCGGCTACGTATCATCGTCTTGGTAGGCCATTACCCCACCAACTAACTAATACGCCGCGGGTCCATCCCTCAGTGATAGCACAAAGGCCATCTTTCCTTCTTCTTCCAGGCGGAAAAAGAAACTATGCGGTATTAGCACCCGTTTCCGGATGTTATCCCCCGCTGAAGGGCAGGTTACCCACGTGTTACTCACCCGTCCGCCACTAACTTCTTGAAGAGCAAGCTCCTCAATCCGTTCGTTCGACTTGCATGTATTAGGCACGCCGCCAGCGTTCGTCCTGAGCCAGGATCAAACTCTCATTAATAGTGGGCTCTTGTACAGAAACCCTAATGTTTAAGTTGATTGCTCATTTGTTGCTGACTTACTTGTGTTGCGACATTTGCATGTCGACTTAATGTGCGTCCATTCGGACGCCCTGCACGTTTGGTTCGTTCATTCTTTGTTCAGTTTTCAAAGGTCAATTGCTTATCACGTGTCACGTGATGTTTCCTTCGTGACAACTTCTTAATATTACCACCTCGACAAGCTAATGTCAACACTTTTTTGAAAAAAGTTCTTATTAGTTTTAACTAATAAGTTTTGGTGGCGCAGTTATCAAAGTGATAACTTTTATATAATACTTGATATAAGACATAATGTCAAGCAATTACTTGAATTATTTTTTTTACATCAATGTGTCGTCTTTCAACAACTTTTATATAATACCACCTTCAACTTATTTTGACAAGGCTTATTTTAAACTATTTTTTAGGGTAGTTGAAAACCACCTGAACGATACAATTCATACCATTCCAAACGAGACATAGAAACATCAGATGCTTTAGCAGTAGCAGCGATTCGCTCGGGATTCATACTTCCGATAATCGGCTGCATTTTTGCCGGATGTCTGAGTAACCAGGCAATGGCAATCGCTTCTCGACTGACACTCTTTTCCTCTGCCATTCTTTCTATTACAACATTCAACTCTTTGTATTCCGGATGATCAAAAACAATTCCGGAATTTCCATTTCCTGCTTGGAACGGAGACCATGGCTGAATAGTCATATTATGTAAACGGCTGTAGTCCAAAAGGGATCCATCTCTATCTAAGGACAATTCATTTGATCGGTTTACATTTAATCCGGCATCAATCATTGGGTGATGTGAAACACTCATTTGCAATTGATTGAAAACCAATGGTTGTTTTACATACTTTTTCAATAACTCTATCTGCATCGGATTTTGATTACTTACACCGAAGTAACGTACTTTCCCTTGTTGTTTCAGCAAATCAAAAGCTTCTGCTACCTCTTCCGGTTCTACCAATGTATCAGGACGATGTAAGAGTAGCGCGTCTAAGTAGTCGACTTTCAAACGTTCTAGACTTTCTTCCACTGACTGAATGATATGCTCCTTTGAGAAATCATACATTTTACCTGGGACAATTCCCGTTTTCGATTGGACATGGACTGCATCACGTGCAATTCCCATTTCCGAAAAGGCGCGACCAAAAATTCGTTCTGACTCTCCACCCCCGTAGATGTCAGCATGATCAAAAAAGGTAATGCCATTATCTACCGCAGTCTGAATGACTTTTTTAGCTTCTTCATCTGTAAGGCTATTCATTCTCATGAGACCTAACCCTATCTCTGATACTTTAAGTTCAGTCTGTGACACTTGTATTTTTTTCATATCCGACTCCCCTTTGAAAACGTTTTACCTACAAAAGTATATCACACTTAAAGTTGTCATGTATAATATTCTATATGGAGAAAGAATGGAGGATATCGTTATGTGGTATGGAAATTTATTCGAGGAGTTAAAGTCTTTGCAAGATTCTGAGAGAGCCGTTTCGATGGCTGCCTATATGCGTAATCAATTTCCTTTTCTGGGTATTGCTGCAACTCCACGCAAGTTGGTGGCAAAGTCCTATTTTAGAATTGCACTGCAGGAACACATAATTGACTTCGATTTCGTTGAGAAATGCTTTCAACAACAAGAAAGAGAATACCAGCAGTTGGCGGTTGATTACCTCTTGTCGATACAAAACTTATTAACGCCCGAGGATCTTAATAG
This genomic interval from Jeotgalibaca porci contains the following:
- a CDS encoding aldo/keto reductase, which produces MKKIQVSQTELKVSEIGLGLMRMNSLTDEEAKKVIQTAVDNGITFFDHADIYGGGESERIFGRAFSEMGIARDAVHVQSKTGIVPGKMYDFSKEHIIQSVEESLERLKVDYLDALLLHRPDTLVEPEEVAEAFDLLKQQGKVRYFGVSNQNPMQIELLKKYVKQPLVFNQLQMSVSHHPMIDAGLNVNRSNELSLDRDGSLLDYSRLHNMTIQPWSPFQAGNGNSGIVFDHPEYKELNVVIERMAEEKSVSREAIAIAWLLRHPAKMQPIIGSMNPERIAATAKASDVSMSRLEWYELYRSGGFQLP